From one Nitrospira sp. MA-1 genomic stretch:
- a CDS encoding TonB-dependent receptor, with product MFSGILRSCFLVVCFRIFGLIVISLFFPIMVAAADPQDSEPIVEFEPMVVTATKTPVPLSQVTSAVEVITEESMQRRHSRTLVDAISLSQGVSTFSSGGPGTNNTVRIRGGSSAQTLVLIDGAIVNSATLGEFNFGTVTTDNIESVTVLRGAQSMLWGSDAAGGVVDIRTKRGTGEPVARIFSEYGSYNSIREGGSFAGQMGPVDFSATLTRWDMTKFSSVNYRRGATERDAFRNWQASSLLGVKGPWDGRLELAFRWINNDIDLDSPSTFGGPFDVFKAKSANEQFIYSGSYHQPITDWWDQKVTFAHAQERLITQAGDNQRSITTGLESTPGAFGNSDIRTKSNRIEWQSNFKIGKPLLLTVGYQYREQIGENKGTFSEKTLSSNAGFAQLQLNLFDRFFATGGFRQDSYNTFGDATTYRVTGAYLLKETGTKLRTSYATGFRAPSINELFFPNFGNPNLKPEKSQSFDIGIDQTFWDKRVTLSAGYFWNRYRQLIVTAFDPAGCAPFSPFGFCAQNIGSAKSQGWEGSAKLVLAEGLPYMKLLDLQGQYTYTITRDLETGSRLPRWPVHQGSVVLTYQPIAPLSMTTTFRYVGSRFNTTGDQQPLPDFYLINFSASYDITSSLQGYVRVDNILNRHYEEVLYFGTPVRSVFGGIRVTFDLPVSKTSSASEKS from the coding sequence ATGTTTTCAGGAATTTTGCGTTCATGTTTTCTCGTCGTATGTTTTCGAATTTTTGGATTGATCGTCATATCTCTATTCTTTCCAATCATGGTTGCGGCAGCAGATCCTCAAGATTCCGAACCTATCGTGGAGTTTGAGCCTATGGTGGTGACGGCTACGAAAACACCCGTTCCTCTTAGTCAAGTCACGAGCGCAGTGGAAGTCATAACAGAAGAGAGCATGCAGCGTCGGCACAGTCGAACCCTTGTGGATGCCATCAGTTTGAGCCAAGGTGTGTCGACGTTTTCCTCTGGTGGGCCAGGGACGAATAATACCGTGAGGATTCGCGGAGGGAGTTCGGCTCAAACGTTAGTACTGATTGATGGTGCCATTGTGAACAGTGCGACACTCGGGGAGTTTAATTTTGGTACCGTGACCACGGACAATATCGAATCCGTGACCGTCCTGCGTGGGGCGCAGAGCATGCTGTGGGGTTCTGATGCTGCCGGTGGGGTGGTCGACATTCGAACCAAGCGCGGTACGGGTGAGCCGGTTGCCAGAATCTTTTCAGAGTATGGGTCCTATAATTCGATTCGAGAAGGAGGGAGTTTTGCCGGACAAATGGGACCGGTCGACTTTTCTGCCACCTTAACGCGTTGGGATATGACCAAATTTTCTTCGGTCAATTACCGGCGTGGGGCAACTGAACGGGATGCGTTTCGCAATTGGCAGGCGTCTTCGTTGTTAGGGGTGAAGGGGCCGTGGGACGGGCGGTTGGAATTGGCGTTCCGCTGGATCAATAACGACATCGATCTCGATAGTCCCAGTACATTCGGCGGTCCTTTCGATGTGTTCAAAGCGAAATCCGCGAATGAACAATTTATTTATAGCGGGAGTTATCATCAACCGATTACTGACTGGTGGGATCAGAAGGTTACCTTCGCCCATGCCCAGGAAAGGTTAATCACTCAGGCCGGGGATAACCAACGTAGCATTACCACAGGGCTGGAGAGTACACCTGGAGCGTTTGGCAATTCAGATATTCGAACCAAAAGTAATCGGATTGAATGGCAGAGTAATTTTAAAATCGGGAAGCCTCTCCTTTTGACCGTTGGTTATCAATACAGAGAACAAATTGGAGAAAATAAAGGCACCTTTTCTGAAAAAACGCTTTCAAGCAATGCCGGATTTGCACAGCTCCAATTGAATTTGTTTGACCGGTTTTTTGCCACCGGGGGATTCCGACAGGATTCCTATAATACATTTGGCGATGCGACGACCTATCGTGTAACGGGGGCGTATCTGCTCAAAGAAACCGGCACGAAACTTCGGACCAGTTATGCCACCGGATTTCGAGCTCCATCGATTAATGAACTATTTTTCCCGAATTTTGGGAACCCGAATCTCAAGCCGGAAAAAAGTCAGAGCTTCGATATTGGGATCGATCAAACGTTTTGGGACAAGCGCGTTACCTTGAGTGCAGGATATTTCTGGAACCGCTATCGCCAACTTATTGTCACGGCGTTTGACCCTGCAGGCTGTGCGCCTTTCTCACCTTTTGGGTTTTGTGCACAGAACATCGGGTCGGCGAAAAGTCAGGGGTGGGAGGGGAGCGCTAAGCTCGTCCTGGCTGAAGGGCTTCCATATATGAAGTTGCTGGATCTTCAGGGGCAGTATACCTATACGATCACGAGGGACCTGGAGACAGGGTCCCGGCTGCCGCGCTGGCCGGTTCATCAGGGGAGTGTTGTGTTGACCTATCAACCCATTGCTCCTTTGAGTATGACCACCACGTTCCGCTATGTGGGTTCTCGGTTTAACACGACCGGCGATCAACAGCCACTCCCGGATTTTTATCTCATCAATTTCTCGGCTTCGTATGACATTACGTCCTCCCTGCAGGGGTATGTCCGCGTGGATAATATTCTGAACCGGCATTATGAAGAAGTGCTGTATTTTGGCACGCCGGTGCGATCGGTGTTCGGTGGCATTCGAGTGACGTTTGACCTACCGGTATCAAAGACCTCCAGCGCGAGTGAAAAATCATGA
- a CDS encoding cobyrinate a,c-diamide synthase: protein MSFPRLVIAGTHSGVGKTTVTLALLSAFRAQGRTIQPFKVGPDFLDPGHHQLASGRESRNLDGWMLGAVLNRTIFQEAAHGADLSIIEGMMGLFDGSSPVKETGSTAELAHQLNAPILLVVDGSAMARSAAAMVYGYAQFDPSLNVAGVIFNRVNSEGHYLLLKEAVEQETRIPVVGYLATDSEVTIPDRHLGLRTALEGSGTELYAKLGQLASATIDLDRVEQLAQASPEMLVTNSGMPAKASSPVNQAVRIAVAFDPAFCFYYPENLQLLEKAGGELVRFSPMKDSSLPDVDLVYLGGGYPEIYAEVLQRNSTMRQSIQAFAARGGVVYAECGGLMYLANTLRDFDGTEYDMAGVIPAETAMSRTTMTLGYRELAVTRGGPIGDEGVRIRGHEFHYSTLSPKGNLEYLGHLTDAQGRDRGGDGITVGNVIALYTHLHFSSHPHVPAALVEAARGEAGMRKGRR, encoded by the coding sequence ATGAGTTTTCCGAGGCTCGTCATTGCGGGCACGCATAGTGGAGTCGGCAAAACGACGGTGACGCTAGCGTTACTGTCCGCGTTTCGCGCCCAGGGTCGCACGATTCAACCGTTTAAAGTCGGGCCGGATTTTCTGGATCCGGGGCATCATCAGTTGGCCAGTGGCAGGGAATCCCGGAACCTTGATGGGTGGATGCTCGGGGCGGTATTGAACCGAACGATTTTTCAAGAAGCGGCTCACGGTGCCGACCTCTCGATTATTGAAGGCATGATGGGTCTCTTTGATGGAAGTTCCCCGGTCAAAGAAACGGGGAGCACGGCTGAATTGGCGCACCAACTGAACGCGCCGATCCTCCTGGTCGTGGATGGGAGTGCCATGGCCCGTTCGGCAGCCGCGATGGTCTATGGCTATGCACAATTCGACCCTTCGTTGAATGTCGCCGGTGTGATTTTTAACCGGGTTAATAGTGAAGGCCATTACCTGTTATTAAAGGAGGCGGTCGAACAGGAAACCCGTATTCCGGTTGTAGGCTACCTCGCTACTGATTCGGAGGTGACTATTCCTGACCGGCATTTGGGATTACGGACGGCTTTGGAGGGTTCGGGGACTGAATTGTATGCCAAGCTCGGTCAACTGGCATCCGCAACAATCGATTTGGATCGCGTTGAACAGTTAGCTCAGGCCAGTCCTGAAATGCTCGTCACGAATTCTGGCATGCCGGCTAAGGCTTCCAGTCCGGTGAATCAAGCGGTAAGAATCGCAGTGGCGTTTGATCCGGCTTTTTGTTTTTACTATCCAGAAAATCTCCAACTTCTTGAAAAGGCGGGTGGAGAGTTGGTCCGGTTTTCTCCCATGAAGGATTCGTCACTTCCCGATGTGGATCTGGTGTATCTGGGAGGAGGATATCCGGAGATCTACGCCGAGGTGTTACAACGGAACAGCACTATGCGTCAGTCCATTCAGGCTTTTGCGGCAAGGGGTGGAGTGGTCTATGCGGAATGTGGCGGATTGATGTATCTGGCCAACACTCTCAGAGATTTTGATGGAACCGAGTACGACATGGCGGGGGTGATCCCGGCTGAAACGGCGATGAGCCGGACAACGATGACTTTGGGGTATCGTGAGTTGGCTGTGACTCGCGGAGGACCTATCGGGGACGAGGGAGTGCGGATTCGTGGGCATGAGTTCCATTATTCGACGCTTTCACCCAAAGGAAATCTGGAATATCTCGGGCATCTCACGGATGCGCAAGGACGGGACCGGGGAGGGGATGGCATTACAGTAGGGAATGTCATCGCTCTGTATACACATTTGCATTTTTCCAGTCACCCTCATGTCCCTGCGGCTTTGGTCGAAGCGGCAAGGGGTGAAGCGGGGATGAGAAAGGGTAGGCGATGA
- the cobO gene encoding cob(I)yrinic acid a,c-diamide adenosyltransferase has translation MSDQSHQARMERLKASVDQRIAAAQEEKGLLMVHTGAGKGKTTAALGMAIRCLGHGMNVAVVQFIKGAIDTAEERILKSFGSQVVFLRMGEGYTWETQDRERDAQVAQDAWTEVEKLLQDPSFGMVILDELNIAIHHEYVSLEQVLKAVDQRPSGLHVVITGRGAKPELIEAADLVSEMKMIKHPFRKGIKAQKGVEF, from the coding sequence ATGAGCGATCAAAGTCATCAGGCTCGCATGGAGCGGTTAAAAGCCAGTGTGGATCAACGAATTGCCGCGGCACAGGAAGAAAAAGGTCTATTAATGGTCCACACCGGTGCAGGCAAAGGCAAAACCACGGCAGCATTGGGCATGGCCATCAGATGTCTCGGACATGGTATGAACGTGGCAGTTGTGCAATTTATCAAAGGGGCCATTGATACGGCAGAAGAGCGCATCTTGAAAAGCTTCGGCAGCCAGGTGGTCTTTCTTCGAATGGGTGAAGGGTATACCTGGGAAACCCAGGATCGTGAACGGGATGCACAGGTAGCTCAAGATGCGTGGACAGAAGTAGAAAAGCTTCTTCAAGATCCATCCTTTGGCATGGTCATTCTGGATGAACTGAATATCGCGATCCATCATGAATATGTCTCGCTTGAACAGGTGCTGAAGGCGGTGGATCAACGTCCTTCCGGACTTCATGTGGTCATTACCGGGCGGGGTGCGAAACCGGAGCTCATTGAAGCCGCTGACCTGGTTTCGGAAATGAAAATGATTAAGCATCCCTTTCGCAAAGGCATCAAGGCTCAAAAAGGAGTCGAATTTTGA
- the bluB gene encoding 5,6-dimethylbenzimidazole synthase, translating into MKQSISQSVGAFSAEEREAVYRAIFERRDVRKNFLPDQIPEETLRRILLAAHHAGSVGYMQPWDFLIIQDSDTKHAVKNLFVQANDAAALQYKGEESSRYRGLKLEGIQEAPINICVTCTRDRGGPSVLGRATVPETDLYSTCCAIQNLWLSARAEGIGVGWVSILNYDSLKRVLDIPQTVCIIAYLCVGYVSGFAHQPDLEKAGWRKRLPLEELVHYEKWGKRSRDESDSSGPDPTSQ; encoded by the coding sequence TTGAAACAGAGTATCTCTCAAAGCGTGGGGGCCTTTTCCGCTGAAGAGCGTGAGGCCGTCTATCGTGCGATATTTGAACGACGAGATGTCCGCAAAAATTTCCTTCCCGATCAGATTCCAGAAGAAACCCTTCGTCGAATCCTGTTGGCCGCGCATCACGCTGGATCCGTTGGCTATATGCAGCCTTGGGATTTTTTGATCATTCAGGATTCGGACACCAAGCATGCGGTGAAAAACCTTTTTGTGCAAGCCAATGATGCGGCAGCCTTGCAGTATAAGGGAGAGGAATCAAGTCGGTATCGAGGGCTGAAGCTTGAAGGGATTCAAGAAGCCCCTATCAATATCTGTGTGACCTGCACTCGTGATCGTGGTGGCCCGTCAGTCCTCGGTCGTGCGACCGTTCCCGAGACGGATTTGTATAGTACGTGCTGCGCGATTCAAAACCTCTGGCTTTCGGCACGAGCCGAAGGTATCGGGGTGGGTTGGGTGTCAATTCTGAATTATGATTCTTTAAAAAGAGTCTTAGACATTCCTCAAACGGTTTGTATTATTGCCTATTTGTGTGTCGGCTATGTGTCCGGTTTTGCTCATCAACCGGATCTTGAAAAAGCAGGATGGCGCAAACGATTGCCACTTGAGGAACTCGTGCATTATGAGAAATGGGGAAAGCGCAGTCGCGATGAATCCGATTCTTCCGGCCCCGACCCCACATCTCAATAA
- a CDS encoding adenosylcobinamide amidohydrolase has translation MKTVPSPLQIDLQYHCLIVRFPGNFNCLSWAPWNGGDAYVSAVANVQVGLHGSSTSATLAEDFGVLFKAHSLIPEETIGLMTAANVSAFTDCFLNSSGAWVHVLVTVGLSNARSVLDDADVELGYRCDSVGTVNVVMATNALPTIAGRIQAVHIASSAKAAAFRDNGVTSRKSDRPADLTGTDCLVVGASGEIKEDHCGLHTVLGEMMGRAVYASVAQGITQYRRS, from the coding sequence GTGAAGACGGTGCCCTCTCCACTTCAGATCGATCTACAATATCACTGTCTGATTGTCCGGTTTCCGGGGAATTTTAATTGTCTGAGTTGGGCGCCTTGGAATGGTGGGGACGCTTACGTCTCCGCGGTCGCGAATGTCCAGGTGGGCCTTCACGGATCCTCTACTTCGGCCACCCTGGCGGAGGATTTTGGGGTTCTGTTCAAAGCACATTCTCTCATTCCCGAAGAGACCATCGGATTAATGACGGCTGCGAACGTGAGTGCGTTTACCGACTGTTTTCTGAATTCATCAGGTGCCTGGGTGCATGTGCTCGTGACTGTCGGACTATCCAATGCCCGCTCCGTTTTAGACGATGCCGATGTTGAGCTGGGTTATCGATGCGATTCGGTCGGAACCGTGAATGTGGTGATGGCGACCAATGCTCTTCCGACTATTGCCGGACGTATTCAAGCGGTACATATCGCTTCCTCGGCCAAAGCTGCCGCGTTTCGAGATAACGGTGTCACCAGTCGCAAGTCCGATCGTCCGGCCGATTTAACCGGGACCGATTGTCTTGTGGTAGGGGCCAGCGGTGAAATTAAAGAAGATCATTGTGGTCTTCACACGGTTCTTGGGGAAATGATGGGCCGGGCTGTGTATGCATCGGTGGCACAAGGCATTACGCAATACAGGAGGTCTTAA
- a CDS encoding cob(I)yrinic acid a,c-diamide adenosyltransferase: MRISKVYTRTGDAGKTRLAGGQEVWKDSVRVEAYGTVDELNSMLGLARVSNGQAGTSAEVSEDMGKILKWTQNKLFDLGGILATAPGESFPNMPTVTPEDVAHLEHLIDECQKDLAPLKEFILPGGGELAALLHVARTICRRAERLCVTLSREEPIERELVVFLNRLSDALFVFARWVTNKQGEAEFLWEREQPILPKS, from the coding sequence ATGCGGATATCCAAAGTGTATACCCGTACAGGTGATGCGGGGAAAACCCGATTGGCTGGAGGACAGGAAGTCTGGAAAGATTCCGTTCGGGTGGAAGCCTATGGCACGGTGGACGAATTAAATTCCATGCTTGGCTTGGCTCGTGTGTCGAATGGACAGGCCGGAACGAGTGCTGAGGTTTCTGAGGATATGGGAAAGATTTTGAAGTGGACGCAAAATAAATTATTTGATTTGGGTGGTATTCTCGCTACAGCTCCGGGAGAATCCTTCCCGAATATGCCAACCGTGACTCCGGAAGATGTGGCCCACTTGGAACATCTTATTGATGAGTGCCAAAAGGATCTGGCGCCCTTGAAAGAATTTATTTTGCCCGGTGGGGGAGAACTCGCCGCGTTGCTGCATGTCGCCCGTACCATTTGTCGTCGTGCCGAACGGTTGTGTGTCACGCTGTCGAGGGAAGAACCGATCGAGCGCGAATTGGTTGTTTTTCTCAATCGGCTTAGTGATGCGTTATTTGTGTTTGCCCGGTGGGTGACGAACAAACAGGGAGAAGCAGAATTCCTGTGGGAGAGAGAACAGCCAATTTTACCAAAGAGCTAG
- the cobU gene encoding bifunctional adenosylcobinamide kinase/adenosylcobinamide-phosphate guanylyltransferase — protein sequence MGSIRQSHLRPFREGLSPLSKDSGLHATKKKATDASNLIFVLGGARSGKSTFALQQGKAKSPRAFVATGEPFDREMAGRIQKHQRSRGRGWETIEIPTRISEWLAEEGSSYPSIVVDCLTLWLNNLLRDKVRPSQVPTHVRAFLRSARACRGQVVVVSNELGLGLVPGDAISRSFRDVAGRMNQLVAAEADEVYFLVSGLPLRLK from the coding sequence ATGGGGTCTATTCGTCAATCTCATCTGCGTCCCTTCAGGGAGGGTCTTTCTCCACTGTCAAAGGATTCTGGTCTTCATGCGACAAAGAAAAAGGCCACAGACGCCTCTAACCTGATATTTGTCCTTGGGGGAGCACGATCGGGAAAAAGTACGTTTGCGTTACAACAGGGCAAAGCAAAATCCCCACGGGCATTCGTCGCAACAGGAGAACCGTTCGATCGGGAAATGGCGGGTCGCATACAGAAGCATCAGCGGTCGCGGGGCCGCGGGTGGGAGACCATTGAAATTCCTACCAGGATTTCCGAATGGCTGGCCGAAGAAGGGTCGAGCTATCCCAGTATTGTCGTTGATTGTTTAACGCTGTGGCTGAATAATCTCTTGCGAGATAAGGTGCGACCTTCGCAAGTCCCGACACATGTCAGGGCATTCCTTCGGTCCGCTCGGGCCTGTCGCGGTCAGGTTGTTGTGGTTAGTAATGAGTTAGGTCTCGGCTTGGTGCCCGGGGATGCGATCAGCCGGTCATTTCGAGATGTGGCGGGCCGGATGAATCAACTGGTCGCGGCTGAAGCTGATGAAGTCTATTTTTTGGTGAGTGGCCTGCCTCTCAGACTGAAGTAA
- the cobT gene encoding nicotinate-nucleotide--dimethylbenzimidazole phosphoribosyltransferase, protein MSHSSPFIQETLSAIQLVSDAGVRRAQLSWDRLTKPQGSLGRLESLGTQYVSITQSLPVKNPEAMVFVLAADHGVAREGVSAYPSSVTAQMVKNFLQGGAAINVLARQIGAKVRIVDMGVQEDMGAPSGLWVRKIGLGTRNFCEGPAMSREQAVQSVEDGIRLVQEAHADGIRLIGVGEMGIGNTTVSSAITAVMTRHSVADVTGKGTGVDPSQLAKKIQVIERGIQRNTPDAHDPLDVLAKVGGFEIGGLVGILVGAAACRVPVVLDGFITGVAALLAVALEPHCQAYMIPSHVSAEPGHRLIMHALGFHPLLDLDLRLGEGTGACLAIGLLQSSLACLTQMATFESAGVDEAVRPFPELA, encoded by the coding sequence ATGAGCCATTCTTCTCCGTTCATTCAGGAAACTCTTTCGGCGATTCAACTGGTCTCAGATGCCGGTGTGCGTCGCGCTCAGTTGTCATGGGATCGTCTAACGAAACCTCAGGGCAGCCTTGGTCGGCTAGAGTCCTTAGGAACCCAGTACGTCTCGATAACCCAGTCGCTTCCCGTAAAAAATCCGGAGGCCATGGTGTTTGTCCTGGCTGCGGATCATGGGGTGGCAAGAGAAGGTGTGAGCGCCTATCCCTCATCGGTCACGGCACAAATGGTCAAAAACTTTTTACAAGGCGGGGCAGCGATCAATGTTTTGGCCCGCCAGATTGGAGCAAAGGTTCGCATCGTGGATATGGGCGTTCAAGAGGACATGGGTGCCCCATCCGGGTTGTGGGTGAGAAAGATCGGATTGGGGACCAGAAATTTTTGTGAAGGCCCTGCCATGAGTCGGGAACAAGCCGTTCAAAGTGTGGAAGATGGCATTCGTCTTGTCCAGGAAGCGCACGCTGACGGGATTCGATTAATTGGAGTCGGAGAAATGGGCATTGGGAATACCACTGTCAGCAGTGCCATTACTGCGGTGATGACCCGCCATTCTGTGGCCGACGTGACCGGGAAAGGCACAGGAGTGGATCCTTCGCAATTGGCGAAAAAAATTCAGGTGATTGAGCGGGGCATCCAACGAAATACACCCGATGCTCACGATCCTTTGGATGTGCTGGCGAAGGTTGGGGGATTTGAAATCGGCGGATTGGTGGGGATTCTTGTGGGTGCGGCGGCATGTCGGGTGCCCGTGGTTCTGGACGGGTTTATTACCGGGGTCGCTGCATTGTTGGCCGTTGCCCTGGAGCCTCATTGTCAGGCCTATATGATTCCTTCCCATGTCTCTGCGGAACCCGGGCATCGTTTGATTATGCATGCATTAGGGTTTCATCCCCTGTTGGATTTGGATCTGCGGCTCGGGGAAGGCACGGGAGCCTGTTTGGCTATCGGATTGCTTCAATCGAGTTTGGCCTGTTTGACGCAAATGGCCACATTCGAAAGCGCGGGTGTGGATGAGGCCGTACGACCGTTCCCGGAATTGGCATGA
- the cobS gene encoding adenosylcobinamide-GDP ribazoletransferase: protein MRSLWASFSLAWQLLTIIPLPGGSGSKIPSVTFGASLRWFPLVGFLLGASLVIIDRFLASLFPPVVLNMVMLTLYVLVTGGLHLDGWADTIDALSGGRDHEHRLMILRDSRIGALGATGLILILGLRYAGLLALPAGIREGILFCMPAIGRWAMVIGCWGVVYPRSEGLAAQFIRTVMRRDVLMATMVVGLGVWAMFDAVTAAMLLIVVCLVVRLVVWWMSRKFGGITGDVLGAMNEGVEVLFLILGPVLLVFSEFGK, encoded by the coding sequence ATGAGGAGTCTATGGGCGTCGTTTTCTTTGGCGTGGCAACTGCTGACAATCATTCCTCTTCCAGGAGGTTCGGGGTCGAAGATTCCTTCAGTGACGTTCGGAGCCTCCCTTCGCTGGTTTCCTCTTGTCGGATTTCTGCTTGGCGCGAGCCTTGTCATAATCGATCGATTCTTGGCGAGCCTCTTTCCGCCCGTCGTGTTGAATATGGTGATGCTGACTCTCTACGTGCTGGTCACAGGAGGTCTCCATCTTGATGGTTGGGCTGATACGATTGATGCCCTATCCGGGGGAAGGGATCACGAACATCGGCTCATGATTCTCCGGGATTCTCGAATAGGTGCGCTTGGGGCCACAGGCTTGATACTAATTCTTGGGCTTCGCTATGCCGGACTTCTGGCCCTGCCAGCAGGAATTCGAGAGGGCATATTGTTCTGTATGCCGGCTATTGGGCGATGGGCGATGGTGATCGGTTGCTGGGGTGTTGTCTATCCCCGATCAGAAGGGTTGGCTGCGCAGTTTATCCGGACAGTGATGCGGCGGGATGTTCTGATGGCCACAATGGTTGTGGGGTTGGGGGTGTGGGCAATGTTTGACGCGGTCACTGCGGCTATGCTGCTGATTGTTGTGTGCCTGGTGGTTCGATTGGTCGTCTGGTGGATGTCCAGGAAGTTTGGCGGGATCACGGGAGATGTGTTGGGAGCAATGAATGAGGGGGTTGAAGTGCTCTTTCTAATTTTAGGTCCGGTCCTCCTCGTGTTTTCAGAGTTTGGGAAATAA
- a CDS encoding cysteine-rich CWC family protein yields MTRTYPKQCERCGRAFECGLSRCWCKDVPVSDAQYDSIAKRYDDCVCPTCLAELTGNTSDPSVSKLPG; encoded by the coding sequence ATGACACGAACCTATCCTAAACAGTGTGAACGTTGCGGTCGGGCCTTTGAGTGCGGACTCTCACGATGCTGGTGTAAGGATGTTCCCGTGAGTGACGCCCAATATGACAGCATCGCGAAACGTTATGATGACTGCGTTTGCCCGACTTGCCTTGCAGAATTGACCGGAAACACGTCTGACCCTTCCGTATCAAAACTCCCGGGCTAA
- the cbiB gene encoding adenosylcobinamide-phosphate synthase CbiB: MADDLTGFKFLAVCVVDLMIGDPRWLPHPVRLMGVIIQRYERLTLERISSTWAKKLAGMGLAVGLPLGAFFVTKGILVWAELVHEQFGMVIWVLLGSTTLAGRDLWGHAMRVHRELKTGSLVSARVEVGRLVGRDTVDLSEEEIVRATVESVSENTSDGIVAPLIYLALGGPACAMAYKAISTLDSMVGYRNDRYRDFGWASARADDLVNWVPARLTAVAMSIAAAIRLGTGISAWKICWRDARDHPSPNSGWPEAAMAGALGVQLGGGNVYGGVREARARLGDRITTCSMALIPVALQVMGMAYGLLFLGIMGWVMW, from the coding sequence GTGGCGGATGACCTGACGGGGTTCAAATTTCTTGCGGTGTGCGTCGTTGATCTGATGATAGGCGATCCCCGCTGGTTGCCTCACCCTGTCCGTCTGATGGGGGTCATCATTCAAAGATATGAACGCCTGACGTTAGAGCGAATTTCGAGCACATGGGCAAAAAAATTGGCCGGGATGGGATTGGCCGTGGGGCTTCCCCTTGGAGCCTTTTTTGTAACCAAGGGTATCCTGGTATGGGCTGAACTGGTGCATGAACAATTTGGCATGGTGATATGGGTGCTGCTGGGCTCTACCACTCTTGCCGGCCGGGATTTGTGGGGTCATGCCATGCGGGTCCATCGGGAATTGAAAACGGGGTCACTCGTATCGGCTCGGGTTGAGGTCGGCCGGTTGGTAGGGCGTGACACGGTTGACCTTTCAGAAGAAGAAATTGTTCGGGCGACAGTAGAATCCGTATCTGAAAATACCTCCGATGGCATCGTGGCGCCGCTGATCTATCTCGCGTTGGGCGGACCTGCCTGTGCCATGGCCTATAAAGCCATCAGTACGTTGGACTCGATGGTTGGCTATCGTAATGATCGCTATCGTGACTTTGGCTGGGCATCGGCGCGAGCTGATGATCTTGTCAATTGGGTTCCGGCTCGGCTTACGGCGGTGGCGATGAGTATAGCTGCGGCGATTCGATTGGGTACCGGTATTTCAGCCTGGAAAATCTGTTGGCGGGATGCTCGGGATCACCCCAGTCCGAATAGTGGGTGGCCCGAAGCGGCCATGGCTGGTGCTCTTGGAGTCCAACTCGGTGGGGGTAATGTGTATGGTGGGGTGCGGGAAGCGAGGGCCAGATTGGGTGATCGGATCACGACCTGTTCAATGGCACTTATTCCTGTCGCGTTACAAGTCATGGGGATGGCCTATGGGCTATTGTTTTTGGGGATCATGGGTTGGGTGATGTGGTGA